The genome window TTAAAGTCTACGCATCTTTCTGTTAATGGGTGCAATATCACAATCAAAATCCTCGAACATCCATCGAAAGTCTATCTAGGAACGACCGTATATTTTGGTGGCAATTACATACCAAAAAGTGTAAGAAATTGCATCAATCAAAAAGCTCCTTTCGATCATTCTTTTATAAAAACCTATCTTACTGTTGATGAGGGCCAGTTTCAGATTGCTCTTAATTACACAGGGGACTCGCCCCCTTTAACAAGCTTAAAGTTTCGTCAGCTGATTGAAGAATTTTCCTTTCTTGCACAAGAATGGCAACAAGTTCTCGATGAGCACGATAAAAACGATTTAGTTTACGTAAGAGCAAAAAAATAGGCTATTTTTTTGCTTCAACCATTTCAATTAAGTAATTTCCTAAAGATCTAAGCTCCTCAGTATCAATTTCTAACTCTTTTAAACAAATAAAGTAGTTAGATATTTCCCCGTGGAACAATTCTCTAGTTTTTTCATGTCCCAAAAAGTGAATCACATTCATCTGCCGCTTTTCTAGAGAATCCTCATCATAATCATCGATATCGTCTGCAATTTGGAAGGCCATTCCATAGTGGTAAGCGGCTTTTTTCACCAAAGTTAGCTTGGAAAGGTTTCCACCTCCAAATAACCAGCCTAAAACAAGAGCAATTTCAAAAAGGGAAACAGTTTTTTTTTGGGTGGTTTCATAAAGAATTTCGTGCGTCTTTTGCGGAGGGAACAAATCTAAAAATTGTCCTCCAGTAGCGCCATAAATACCTGTATTAAATGTGGCATTTTCTAAAGCTAAAAGACCTATTTTTTCAGCTAAAGGGTGTGAATGATGCTGCATGTGACGTGTGTTTCGAGCCAAAGACTCGTATCCAGCTGCAATAAGAGCATAGCTTGTCAATAAAGCAGAGGCTTCACCAAATTTTTTATGAACCGTTTCTTTATTGCGCCTCTTTTCTTCATTGTCCATACAAGGCAAGTCATCAGCAATTAAAGAGGCTGTATGGAAAAACTCTACAGCTAAAGCAGCCTCAACCACCGAATGCTTTGCAGAAAGGGCATTGGCAACCATCATCACAATCGCAGGGCGAAAACGCTTTCCACCACTTGTCAAGACATATTCACAAGCTTCGTAAAGGGATGTTTTTGAACCAAAGCGAGGAAGAGATTGAATAATTTCAGCTTCAATTAGTTTTTGGTAAGGTTCTAGGATTTTTTTAAGTTCTTTAGTCATTCAGTATTTTCTCTTGAACATTTAAGGGGTGGAAAGGCTTGATCACAGAAAAAGTGGGGGCAAAACCAGAAAAACTCATGCAGGGATGGCAAAAAACATTTTTTCCCGTTACCGTCCCAGGCAATAAAACAGCATTACATCCTATTTGCGTATGGTCTCCCAAAATCGCACCCAATTTTTTTAAGCCAGTTGGGATTTTCTTGCCCTCAAATTTTAACGTAATTTCCTTTTTATCGAATCTTAAATTGGCACATTTTGCTCCAGCTCCAAGGTTGACATGATTGCCAAGGATTGAATCTCCAATGTAATTGAAATGCGGTGCTTTGGCATGATCGAGAAGCACTGCATTTTTAAGTTCCGATCCAATTACACAATAATTGCCAGTAATGACATTTCCACGAATATAAGCTCCATGTCGTATCTGACAGTTTTCACCGATGATACAAGGACCTTGAATAAAAGCCCCCTGTTCAACGATCGTCCCTTTTCCAATGGTTATGGCTTCTGGGTTGATTAAATGAACGCCTGCCTCGATTATGGGTTGAATGCTTCCCAAGGGATAATTTCTTAGATAATCTTTGATCTTCGAGAAAATTTCCCAAGGATATTGACATTCGTTAAACAGATCAACATGGCGATAGCAAGAGAGATCAAATAAAGATTGTTTTGAAAGGCAATTGAGTGACATACAAACTTTCCACATCCATTGTTGAAGAAGATAACATTAATAAAACATTTTGTCTTCTTCTTCTTGCACTGTGGAAATGTTTATAGCTAGAGGAGTTATAGACGGTTCATAACTTGTCAGTTTTTTGTTAATAACCATGGATCTATGCACAATTAAAAGTTCTCCATCAGCCTATCAACAGCTTTATGTAACAGTTGTGAACGAAATTCATGCACAAAATAGAAGGTTTATGAACGGAGAAAATAGCCATTTAATTAAGGGGTGCTTGAACGCAGAACAGCATTGAGTGATAGATTAGAGTTCTCTATCCCTCTTGGTAGTGCTTATTTTATAGTTGTAGGCTTTATCACCCATAATGGAATGCTGGGATGCGTCCAAGGAGGAGATAAGCTAAATAGACCTCTTGCATAACTTCATTTGCTTGCTAAAATTACCTTTTTTGGCGCTTTTATCGTTAAATTTTTCAACCATATGTACTTCATATGCCCTCAAAATTTTCCGATAAATTCTCTCAAAAATGATCAATTTTTTAAAGCAAAGCAAGTTATGCACGAAGTCTACTGAAGGCTAAAGAAAAGGTGTGCTTCAGCAAAAGGATGATGCGCCAATTCAAGAGGCGCACAAAAAATTGCAAGGTGGCTCAATAATTGGAAAAAACTAGCAGCGTGAATCTTCTGAGGCCCAGTAAAAGTCTTGGGCACTTAAAGTTTTTTTCCAAAAACGAGGGGCATTAAGGCTCGCTTGGCCTAACTTGTAACCAAGCCATTTAATGCCTGATTGAAAAATGGCATAGGGTATGAGGTGAGGTTTTTCTCGCGCTAAGCGTGCTAAAAGAGCGCGTACGTACATTCTGCCTCTCACGGTGTCTTTTCCACCCTTCATGATTAGTTCTTGATAGGCTTTTCTAGCTAGCCCAGTATCAAAGCTACGAAGAAACTCTTCTTTTAGGTTATAACGGTGAGAATGTTTGGCGATGGCTTCTGCGATATAAGCGATGGAGTGTCCTGCATTTAGAAGTTTAGCAGCAGCAACAGTGTCCTCACCTATCAGGACAGAGGAAAAGCCTCCCACAGCCTCTAATGCTTTATTGCTATAAGCTGAGAAAGAATTAGAGCAAAAGTAGGTGTAGCTCCCATATTTTTCGATATCCTTTAACGAACGAATATGGCTTTGGCTTGGATAGTTGAATTCACGGGCAAAGCTTTCAAAAAAATCAGCTCCATCATGAGCAATTTGCTTTCCATAGGCTAGAGCAGCTTGATTTGTCACGATAGGCTTAATAAGATGCTCTAAACTTTCCCCATCGAGTAAGTAGGCATCGGGTGTTGCCATGACGACAATATCTGTTTTAAGGTACTTTCTTGCTTTCTCTCGTGTTGAGCCATGGTTAAATTTCAACCGTGGAAGAACAAGTGTTTCAGCTCCCATTTCTTGAGCTAATTCAATCGTTCCATCATTAGAGGAGGAATTAACAACGACAATACGCGAGGTAGAGCGAGAATTAAGGTAGGGAGGCAAACATTTTTGTAAATGGTGACGCGCATTATGCGTAATGATTGCGACGCCGACGCTTACTGACATGTTGTACAAGCCATCTGGTAAATATTTTTGTAATACGTGGCTAGCTCGTCCCAGGCTTGCTCTTCGCTCCAAGCAAGTTTAGCAGAGTCTAAAAGATCTGTGTTGAGCCTAACCTTAGGCTCATCAAATTCTTTTTGAACGCCTAACTCATATTCACAATTCAAAGAAAGCCTCTTTCTCAATTCACTTGCGAAACGTGCTGTAAAAGCACCTTGGGATTCAGGATAGCCACTTGGGTTCAATTTAACAAAACCTGGTTTATTGTCAATCTGTGAAGCAAAATCAGAATAGGCTTTAGCAAGCAATGAGACGTGAATGTTGTCTCTCACGTAAGCTGGCATTGAAACTAGGACAGGTTTTTTGGCAATCCAATTTTTTGCTAAAAATGAAGTAAAACGGAACTCTTCATAGGGACCAAAGGGGTTAGGAATAACAAACTTTGCCAACTTCATCTGGAAAATAGCGCAGTAAAAACGGAAGACTTCTGATGTCAAACCTTTGGAAAGGCCATAAGGAGAGACGGCTCTTAGCCCATCAGATCCAGCACCTTCATTTTGCTCAAACACACTTCCTGTGAGAAGAACACGTTGGCAACCTTGCTGTAAAAAAGTTTGAAGAATTGCTTTTAGGTCACCCACATTGTTTGCTAAAGCAGAAATAGGATTAAAATCGGGACTTTTGTAATTTGTGACATCTGCTGCATGGTGGCAAAAAAGATCCCATTTTTTGCTTTTGATCAGTTTCAGAAAAGCCTCACTGCCAAAAGGACAATCATAAACTGTTTCACAGTAGGGCGCGTTGAGTTGAATTCTCTCCAATCGTAAGTCTTGATAAGAGGAAAAAGAACTTTTAAAAATGGCTGTCACAGAATGGCCAGCCCTGATTAATTCCTGAACGAACCATGTTCCAGAAAAAGAGCTAGCACCGGTAAAGAGAATGTTCATTAAAAGTCCTTATAAATCCGCTTTTTAATAAATTTTTTGTTTTTATAAGCAGACAAAATAGCATGTCTGCCATTTACGTCGCAAAAGAATCCATCGACCCAACTTTTGGGTAAATAAAGATTTAATCGTCCTTAACCTTTTATTCAAATGCGGCTTGATTAATTAACTTTATCATTTTGATCGCTTCTTACATAGATTTCAGAGACAAGTTGGGATTAAGGTAGTAGGAATTGCTCAAGGTTTTTTTCTTTGCTCTTGCAATCTTGATCTTTACACCATAAAATCACTGAACTTAATCCTTTTAAAATGCGAGAATGCAATGAACTCATTAGCTGACATTCCAGTATTTATCCTCTGTGGTGGCTTGGGAACACGTATCAAAGAAGAAACGGAATTAAAACCTAAGCCTATGGTGCCCATTGGTAACCATCCAATCTTATGGCACATTATGCATGTCTACCGTAGACATGGGTTTAGAAAGTTCGTCCTCTGTACCGGATTTAAATCTGAAGTTGTCAAAGATTACTTTTTGAATTATACCTCTCGACATAGCGATTTTACTGTCGACCTCAGCTCACACAGTGTTAATTATCACTCTGTTCATCATCATGAAGACTGGGAAGTGACAGTGGCCTACACGGGAGAACTGACAATGACAGGCGGAAGGCTTGCCATCGCAGCTGAAAAATATCTAGGCAATGCCACCCATGCAGCTGTAACATATGGAGATGGCTTAACCGATGCCAATTTAAAGGATGAATTGGCTTTTCATCTTGAACATGGCAAGTTAGGTACCGTTTTAGGTGTTAACCCTCCCTCACGTTTTGGCGAAATCTGCCTTGATGGCGACTCTGTTTCGCAATTTTCTGAAAAACCAGACTTTCATGAGAAATGGATTAATGGAGGCTTTTTCTTCTTTAAACGCGAATTTTTCTCTTCGTACTTACGCAAAGAAGAATCCTGTGTGCTTGAAAAAACACCTCTCGTCCAATTGGCTAAAGATGGGGAACTCAATCTCTACAAACATCAAGGTTTTTGGGCCTGTATGGATACGCAGCGCGATCGCGATCAGCTAAATCAGCTTTGGGTGTCAGGGCAAGCTCCCTGGGCTCCTTCAATTCCTTCCATTTCTACTGCAAAAATTTTTGAAAAGGCTAAACTACAATGAAAAAAATTCTTGTTACAGGACATAAAGGTTATATCGGTGTTCATCTTGTGGACCTTTTAAAAGAGCAAGGACATCATGTTGTTGGCTGTGATCTCGATCTTTTTGAGGGGTGTGAATGGGAATCTTTCGTCACAGCGGATAAGGAATACCTTAAAGATTTTAGAGAATTAACAATGGATGAATTGCAGGGCTTTGATTCTATTATGCACCTTGCTGCCATTTCAAATGATCCAATGGGCGATCTTGATCCCGAAATCACTTTTGGCATCAACCGCGAGGGGACAAAAGAGCTTGCTGAAAAAGCTAAAAAAGCAGGTATTCCCCAGTTTCTTTTTTCAAGTAGCTGCTCTATTTATGGCAAAGGCGATCAACTCGATATCGATGAGGAAGGGGCGACGGCTCCTTTGACAGCTTATGCTTCTTCAAAAATTGCCGCTGAAGAACACTTGAAAAAGCTAGCGGATAGACATTTTCAAGCCATTTGCTTGCGCAATGCCACAGCATACGGAGATTCTCCAATGTTAAGAATTGACTTGGTTGTGAATAACCTTTTAGCGTGCGGGCTAAGCCGTGGGGATATTCGCGTGATGAGTGACGGAAGCCCTTGGAGGCCGCTTGTACATTGTAGAGACATTGCAAGAGCTTTTGTAGCCTTTTTAAACTATTCCTCTGAAAACCCCTTTCTTATCGTGAATGTGGGAGGAAATAGTGAGAATTATCAGGTGAGAGATGTTGTGAATGCTGTAAAAGCGCGTTTACCTGAGGCTAGTGTTGTTTTCACTGGTGAGGTTGGTGCTGATCCGAGAAATTACCGTGTGAATTTTGACAAACTCGCGCGAGTTCTGCCTGAATTTAAATTAGAGTATACCTTAGAAAAAGGTGTCGAGGAATTACATGCCAAATTCCAAAAGTATGGCTTTGGGTTAAAAGACTTCGAGAGCGAGCAGTTCGTTCGATTACGCACCCTTAAAAAACGATTAAATAAAATTACAGGTTAAGCATGCTTTTTGAACAAACCAAACTTCCCGGTTCTTTTCTTATTGATTTGGAAAAAAAAGGGGATGAAAGAGGCTTTTTTGCTCGTTTTTTTTGTACAAAGGAATTTGAAAACCAAGGATTGGAAACAAACTTTATCCAAGTCAATAATTCTCTGAGTGCAAAAAAAGGCACGTTGCGTGGCATTCACTACCAGTTGCACCCTAAAAGTGAAGTGAAACTGGTGCGCTGTATTAGCGGTTCTCTTTTCGATGTGATCGTAGACTTGCGTTCTGATTCACCAACATTTGGTCAATGGTTTGGCGCCGAGCTTTCCGCAGAAAATCGACGTATGATGTATGTTCCACGTGGATTTGGCCATGCTTTTTTAACTCTGCAGGATGATACTGAAGCTCTTTACATGGTCTCTGAATCCTACTCTCCTAGCCATGAAAGAGGGCTGCGTTGGGATGACCCTCGGTTTGGCATTCAATGGCCAATGAAGCCTATTGTCATTTCGGACAAGGATCAAAACCATCCTTTCTTTGACCCTAACTACCATCTAAAAACTCATGAATAAATTCAATGCTGTCATCATTGGTGGTGGAATAGTTGGGTTAGCTGTTGCTTTGCAAATCTTGAGAAAACATCCCCATATCTCTTTGGCAATTTTAGAAAAAGAGCAGCGCCTTGCTGCCCATCAAACCGGGCACAACAGTGGCGTAATTCACTCCGGAATCTACTACAAGCCAGGCTCTTTAAAAGCAAAAAATTGTCGCGAAGGGGTGCAGTCTCTCCTTAAATTTTGCGAAGAAAAAGGCATTGTTTACAAGAAAGTAGGCAAAGCGATCGTCGCCTTAAATGAGGAGGAACTTCCTCGATTGAGAGAGCTAGAAAGAAGGGGTATTGCGAATGGTGTTCCTGGCTTAAGGATGATTTCTAAAGAAGAATATCGAGAAATTGAACCTTCTGGACATGCGTTAAAAGCTCTTTACTCACCAGAAACAGGTATCATTGACTTTACGCAAGTAGCTGAGGCCTACGCTCAAGAGATTCGTGAGCGCGGCGGTGTCATCTTCCTCTCACAAAAGGTTTGTGAATACAAATCGCTTGGAAATAGTAAAACTCTAGTCACATCCACACAGGAATTCGAAGCAGATTGGATCATTAACTGTGCAGGCCTGCATGCTGACCGTATCGCTCACCTCGCAGATAACAAAATTTCCAAAAAGCAAATTATCCCTTTCCGTGGAGAATACTATGAACTCTCCGCACACAAAAATGACTTAGTAAAGGGGTTAATTTACCCTGTTCCCGATCCAAAATTTCCCTTTCTCGGTGTGCATTTGAGCAAAACGATGGAAGGAAAAGTTGAAGCTGGTCCAAATGCCGTTTTAGCCCTCTCTAGAGAAGGCTATAAAAAAAATTGTTTTAGTTTCCAAGATGTGAAAGATTACCTTTCTTATTCAGGCTTTTGGATGATGGCTGCTAGATACTGGAAAATTGGTGCCTATGAGCTTTACCGGTCATTTAGCAAAAAAGCCTTCCTAAAATCTCTACAACGACTGATTCCTTCCCTTGAAGAAAAGGATCTCATGCCCGCTGAAGCCGGCGTGAGGTCACAAATTGTGTTGCCAAATGGGAAAATGCAGGATGATTTTCTCATCCATGCAAACAATCGAATGATTCATGTTTTGAATGCCCCTTCTCCGGCAGCGACCTCATCTTTATCTATTGGAGCCACCATTGCCTCTTATGTCGATTTTTAAAAAGCGGCTAAATTTTTAACAGGATAATCACTTTTAGCGATAGGAAAAGCTTTTTCGCTTAAAGTTTCACGGAAGCAAATGCCATAGGTTGTAATGTAAGCAGGTATTTTGCTTAAAAAGCGATCATAAAATCCTCTGCCATAACCTATTCGGTGATGGTGTTTATCGAAAGCAATCCCAGGCACGAGCACAAAGCTGAGGAGTGATTGCGAAATCACTAGACACTTTGCTGGGATCGGTTCCAAAATGCCTAAAGAGTTGTATTGCAATTGCTGTGGAGAACCAACTTGGTATAGCTCTAAATTTGTCCCGCTTATTTTGGGCAAAACGAGGCGTCCATCCTTCATTAAAGATCTGTTGAGCAGTGAGGTCTCTAATTCGTCTTTAAAGCTTGAATAAGAGCATATAAAGCCCTCGTAGGAGGAAAAGGCCTGGTGAAGAAACTCCATAGCTTCAACACGTCTAGATACACTAAGATCTTTTCTAATTCGACGGAATAAGGCTCTTAAACTAGATTTCAGGTTTTCCATGGATATAGTTAATTTTGCGTAAGAAATTGCCCTCAGAGTCAAAAAGTGTGGCAGTCCCTTTTCCTTCTAATACTTGGCTAACGGGTTGCCTTTCTTTTTTAGGGTAATAGTCCCCTCGAACGAGCTTACCCTCATCGTATTCCTCGATTAACATTAAGTTGCCATCTCGGTACCATGCTGTAGATAAGCCATTTTTTTCATTTTCACTGAGAACTCTCTGGCTTTCCATCGTGCCATTATCATACCACGTTTTGACGACGCCTTGAATTTTCCCCTGATGCCAAGTTATTGACATTTTGGGACACACTTCGGCGCCAGGCTGTTTTTGAGGATAAAACAGTGTTTCTTCCCCATGTTTCAAATCGTTTTTCATGTAGTAGACACGTGCTAGCTGACCGTTAGAAGAGAAAACGAGAACTTCTCCTTCTAAAAGGCCATCTTTGTACTCTTGCAGTTCATTGATAGAATCTTTTCCAAAAGTAGCGCGATAGCCTGTACCTTTTTCGATTTGTGCGACGAGGTCTCCTTTCAGATCAAAGTATTCTCCATTGATTAGCCTACCTTTTAAAAAAAGTTCTTTTGAAGCGATCTGATTTTTTTTCCAGTAGCGAATGGAAGGGCCCGACTTTAAGCCATTTTGGTATTCGGTTTGATGCAAGAGCTCTCCATTTTCTAAATAAATGCAAAGAGGGCCGTGAACACGGTTGAGTTCGTAGGGAATAGTTTTCCAAATGGTGCCATTAGCATGAAAATAAGTGGAGGTACCGCTCAGCCCCCCTTTAGTGTACTCAATTTTGGCAATGAGTGTCCCATTTTCATCCCAAGCAGAAGTGACTCCATCAAAAAGCCAAGTTTTTTCTGCTGCAGTATTGATATCTGGAGATCCGCTAATGATGTGCCCTTCTACTTTTAGGATGCCATTGGCATACCACTCTCTATAGCATCCTGAAGCTTGATTATTGAGAACTTCTAGGTATTGTTTTGGGTAGCCGTTGGGATGGTAAAGAGTAATAATGGCTGAAACATTCCCCTGAGCATCGCGATTAAAGACCCGCATGATCTTTTGATAAGGCTGAGGTTTTAAATAATCGACGCCTTCATACTGCCGCAATCTGTCTGGTGTTCGGATCATTTCCGTGAGACCTTCGCGATCGACAAGATTGATACAACTAAGCTCAGGGCACACGGGAAATTCGGCGTTATGTCTGATCGTTGAGCAGGCACCAAACAAAAGAGCTAACATCAAGAGGAGAATTTGGCAAAATTTCATTATAGAAATTCCCTTTTTAAGAGCTTCATATTTAATAAAAAAACTTCGTTTTTGTCGGCTGCCTTTTTCTTATCTAGCTTAAATTCTAGAACGATTAATTGAGGACGATTTGGAGATGGTTCAAAAGGCCCTACAGCAACTCCTTCAACGCGGGTAAGAATTTTTTGAAGATCTTCGATATTAATCTCAACAGAATGAATCATGGTTTCCGTCGTTTCTTGAAACTGAGGAAAAGTCTGCACGACTCCTTCTGAAAACTTTAAGCTATTTCCAGAACCTGTTAAAAACTCTAGCCGTTTTTTAATCACTTCGTCATCGGGAAAATTTTTGTGACTGACGATTTTCTGCAGGGCTTCTACTTCTGGTTCAAGAAACGTTAATGTTTCTAAGTTTTTATCGATGTAAAAATGGTCGGCATCTTTAAAATGGCTGATGACAGTTAAATTATTTGCTTGTCTTTTCTCTTGCACTAATGCCAGATGCTGGACTTTCTCTAACTGTGTTTCCAGATCCGCGACAGAATTTAGCTTAGAGTAAAATTGGAACACGACAAAAAGGAAAGGGATAAGGCATAGAACCATGGCATAAATAAGTAACCGTTGGAAAGGAATGTTTTGTAGCATTATTCCCTCAGAGGTGTTGGATATTGGGTCTTGTCCTTTAAGAAAAAGGAAGTGCGGTATCTTCCTCTGTTAGCGCTCCATTTAACTTCTCCCTTTGGGTCTATCATTTCATTAGGAGCAATAAGAGCATCGTGGAATTCTCTGGCAATACGCGGAGAGGCAGTACTAAATTCCAAATCTACCTTGACTTGGTATTTTTCGTTTTTTTTGTTTTGCTCCGGCCGTTTAACTAGCGTATAAGCAAAATTTTCAATTGTTAGAGGAATACACTCTTTTTGCTCTCCCTCACAGATGACGTTAGGGTGTGTACTAAGCCAAGCTAAAACATCACTAACTCTTGGAACATTGGGCTGCAAGGGAAAAGTATCTGGGATAGAGCGCAGCTCTCTTTCTAAAAAGTCTAGCCTTTTTGCTAAATTCTCTTGAGATAGCTCCTGGATGGGAATAAGAGTTTCGTCAGTTCTTTTCTCATGAGGATGTTTATTTTCATAGCTTAATTCAAATTCCTCATAAGGCTTTTGAATCATGGCGAGCATGGATAGATATTTTTCTTTGAGTTTATCACGGCTGTATTGGAGATAGGATTCGCCAAATAGAAAAAAAGTAAGCGCTAATAAAAGCGACAGGCCAGCGTAAGATATAAGAGGTT of Chlamydiales bacterium STE3 contains these proteins:
- a CDS encoding Uncharacterized protein (Product derived from UniProtKB/Trembl:F8KUQ8) — encoded protein: MLVENDLKRLFDELKLLKSTHLSVNGCNITIKILEHPSKVYLGTTVYFGGNYIPKSVRNCINQKAPFDHSFIKTYLTVDEGQFQIALNYTGDSPPLTSLKFRQLIEEFSFLAQEWQQVLDEHDKNDLVYVRAKK
- a CDS encoding putative geranyltranstransferase (Product derived from UniProtKB/Trembl:Q6M9M9;Gene name derived from UniProtKB/Trembl:Q6M9M9), yielding MTKELKKILEPYQKLIEAEIIQSLPRFGSKTSLYEACEYVLTSGGKRFRPAIVMMVANALSAKHSVVEAALAVEFFHTASLIADDLPCMDNEEKRRNKETVHKKFGEASALLTSYALIAAGYESLARNTRHMQHHSHPLAEKIGLLALENATFNTGIYGATGGQFLDLFPPQKTHEILYETTQKKTVSLFEIALVLGWLFGGGNLSKLTLVKKAAYHYGMAFQIADDIDDYDEDSLEKRQMNVIHFLGHEKTRELFHGEISNYFICLKELEIDTEELRSLGNYLIEMVEAKK
- a CDS encoding UDP-GlcNAc pyrophosphorylase (Product derived from UniProtKB/Trembl:D6YTC9;Gene name derived from UniProtKB/Trembl:D6YTC9;EC number derived from UniProtKB/Trembl:D6YTC9), with protein sequence MWKVCMSLNCLSKQSLFDLSCYRHVDLFNECQYPWEIFSKIKDYLRNYPLGSIQPIIEAGVHLINPEAITIGKGTIVEQGAFIQGPCIIGENCQIRHGAYIRGNVITGNYCVIGSELKNAVLLDHAKAPHFNYIGDSILGNHVNLGAGAKCANLRFDKKEITLKFEGKKIPTGLKKLGAILGDHTQIGCNAVLLPGTVTGKNVFCHPCMSFSGFAPTFSVIKPFHPLNVQEKILND
- a CDS encoding O antigen biosynthesis rhamnosyltransferase RfbN (Product derived from UniProtKB/Swiss-Prot:P26403;Gene name derived from UniProtKB/Swiss-Prot:P26403;EC number derived from UniProtKB/Swiss-Prot:P26403), producing the protein MERRASLGRASHVLQKYLPDGLYNMSVSVGVAIITHNARHHLQKCLPPYLNSRSTSRIVVVNSSSNDGTIELAQEMGAETLVLPRLKFNHGSTREKARKYLKTDIVVMATPDAYLLDGESLEHLIKPIVTNQAALAYGKQIAHDGADFFESFAREFNYPSQSHIRSLKDIEKYGSYTYFCSNSFSAYSNKALEAVGGFSSVLIGEDTVAAAKLLNAGHSIAYIAEAIAKHSHRYNLKEEFLRSFDTGLARKAYQELIMKGGKDTVRGRMYVRALLARLAREKPHLIPYAIFQSGIKWLGYKLGQASLNAPRFWKKTLSAQDFYWASEDSRC
- a CDS encoding Uncharacterized protein (Product derived from UniProtKB/Trembl:D1RAD6), which encodes MNILFTGASSFSGTWFVQELIRAGHSVTAIFKSSFSSYQDLRLERIQLNAPYCETVYDCPFGSEAFLKLIKSKKWDLFCHHAADVTNYKSPDFNPISALANNVGDLKAILQTFLQQGCQRVLLTGSVFEQNEGAGSDGLRAVSPYGLSKGLTSEVFRFYCAIFQMKLAKFVIPNPFGPYEEFRFTSFLAKNWIAKKPVLVSMPAYVRDNIHVSLLAKAYSDFASQIDNKPGFVKLNPSGYPESQGAFTARFASELRKRLSLNCEYELGVQKEFDEPKVRLNTDLLDSAKLAWSEEQAWDELATYYKNIYQMACTTCQ
- a CDS encoding Glucose-1-phosphate cytidylyltransferase (Product derived from UniProtKB/Swiss-Prot:Q8Z5I4;Gene name derived from UniProtKB/Swiss-Prot:Q8Z5I4;EC number derived from UniProtKB/Swiss-Prot:Q8Z5I4); the protein is MNLILLKCENAMNSLADIPVFILCGGLGTRIKEETELKPKPMVPIGNHPILWHIMHVYRRHGFRKFVLCTGFKSEVVKDYFLNYTSRHSDFTVDLSSHSVNYHSVHHHEDWEVTVAYTGELTMTGGRLAIAAEKYLGNATHAAVTYGDGLTDANLKDELAFHLEHGKLGTVLGVNPPSRFGEICLDGDSVSQFSEKPDFHEKWINGGFFFFKREFFSSYLRKEESCVLEKTPLVQLAKDGELNLYKHQGFWACMDTQRDRDQLNQLWVSGQAPWAPSIPSISTAKIFEKAKLQ
- a CDS encoding Nucleoside-diphosphate-sugar epimerase (Product derived from UniProtKB/Trembl:B3DZE1;Gene name derived from UniProtKB/Trembl:B3DZE1) — translated: MKKILVTGHKGYIGVHLVDLLKEQGHHVVGCDLDLFEGCEWESFVTADKEYLKDFRELTMDELQGFDSIMHLAAISNDPMGDLDPEITFGINREGTKELAEKAKKAGIPQFLFSSSCSIYGKGDQLDIDEEGATAPLTAYASSKIAAEEHLKKLADRHFQAICLRNATAYGDSPMLRIDLVVNNLLACGLSRGDIRVMSDGSPWRPLVHCRDIARAFVAFLNYSSENPFLIVNVGGNSENYQVRDVVNAVKARLPEASVVFTGEVGADPRNYRVNFDKLARVLPEFKLEYTLEKGVEELHAKFQKYGFGLKDFESEQFVRLRTLKKRLNKITG
- a CDS encoding dTDP-4-dehydrorhamnose 3,5-epimerase (Product derived from UniProtKB/Swiss-Prot:P55468;Gene name derived from UniProtKB/Trembl:F8BIL7;EC number derived from UniProtKB/Swiss-Prot:P55468), producing MLFEQTKLPGSFLIDLEKKGDERGFFARFFCTKEFENQGLETNFIQVNNSLSAKKGTLRGIHYQLHPKSEVKLVRCISGSLFDVIVDLRSDSPTFGQWFGAELSAENRRMMYVPRGFGHAFLTLQDDTEALYMVSESYSPSHERGLRWDDPRFGIQWPMKPIVISDKDQNHPFFDPNYHLKTHE
- a CDS encoding L-2-hydroxyglutarate dehydrogenase, mitochondrial (Product derived from UniProtKB/Swiss-Prot:Q9H9P8;Gene name derived from UniProtKB/Swiss-Prot:Q9H9P8;EC number derived from UniProtKB/Swiss-Prot:Q9H9P8); the encoded protein is MNKFNAVIIGGGIVGLAVALQILRKHPHISLAILEKEQRLAAHQTGHNSGVIHSGIYYKPGSLKAKNCREGVQSLLKFCEEKGIVYKKVGKAIVALNEEELPRLRELERRGIANGVPGLRMISKEEYREIEPSGHALKALYSPETGIIDFTQVAEAYAQEIRERGGVIFLSQKVCEYKSLGNSKTLVTSTQEFEADWIINCAGLHADRIAHLADNKISKKQIIPFRGEYYELSAHKNDLVKGLIYPVPDPKFPFLGVHLSKTMEGKVEAGPNAVLALSREGYKKNCFSFQDVKDYLSYSGFWMMAARYWKIGAYELYRSFSKKAFLKSLQRLIPSLEEKDLMPAEAGVRSQIVLPNGKMQDDFLIHANNRMIHVLNAPSPAATSSLSIGATIASYVDF
- a CDS encoding putative 5-formyltetrahydrofolate cyclo-ligase (Product derived from UniProtKB/Trembl:D6YTB5;EC number derived from UniProtKB/Trembl:D6YTB5); protein product: MPHFLTLRAISYAKLTISMENLKSSLRALFRRIRKDLSVSRRVEAMEFLHQAFSSYEGFICSYSSFKDELETSLLNRSLMKDGRLVLPKISGTNLELYQVGSPQQLQYNSLGILEPIPAKCLVISQSLLSFVLVPGIAFDKHHHRIGYGRGFYDRFLSKIPAYITTYGICFRETLSEKAFPIAKSDYPVKNLAAF